A region of the Acidobacteriota bacterium genome:
GTCATGCCGACGCGATGCAGTTCCCGATCGCTGTGAAAAATGACCGGGTTATGGAGCGTCCCGCCGTGCAGGGGATGGGGGTGCATGACCGCCGCAAGTGCGCGAGGTCGCTCGGCCACGCGGAGCGCCGACTCGAGCCGTATGCCGTCTCCCGGGATCCAGAGCTTGCGAACTTCCGTCATCCATCACAAGTAGCACCGACCGGCGGGACGCGACAAGTATTCATCCCGAAACCCATCTCGGCCGGCGAAGAGATCATCGATCCCCAGAAGGACCTACCGTCGAATCATGGATTCGATCTTGCGTCGTGTCTGCGGGGTCGCGCGCCTCGCACTGTGGCTCTACCTCCTGGCGCTGGTTGACCGGCCGTGGCACGAGCTCTCGGGCTGGCTGACACCACAAGTCGGCTGGTACGCACGACTCGCGACGGTGGTCGGCTTCGCCGTCGGACTGTTACCGCGGCGCGGGACGGTTCGTTGTGGGCACGCGCTCCTGGTGATTCTTTCGTGCTACCTGGTGGCTCTCTCACGAGGGGAGCTGTTCGTCTGGGCGACGACGTCCGCAGTGACCGCGTTGCTTGCGGGTCGGGACATCGTCTACGCGGTCCGGCCCCTACTCTTCGGTCGCCCCGTCGGAACAACGGGAGCCCTGCGGGAGCCCGATGCCGAGGACAACGCCATCAGCACCTTCGTCGTCGCGCCCGAGATCGCCATCGACCGAAGACCCGCGCGCGAGACCCAGCAGAGCTCTTCGACTCCTGACGTCCGGCCGCAGCGTAGGGACCCGACGACGATTTCGAGGGTCAGCCGACGATGCAGGATGCCGTGAGTCACGGTTCGTTCCACCACCATTAGGCGCGCGTCGAGGTCAAAACGATCCAGGAGATAGCGTTGCAACGATCCGGTCGCCGTGTCTTCGCCGGGGAGTTCGCAGGACGGAAGGTCCCATTCGCCGCGAAGCGGTCCTCGATCTCGGCGCTGCAGGAGGTATCGATCTCCCCGTCGAACGACCGCGACGCCGGCGCGGACCTTGACGGTGGCCCTTCGTTCGAGACGACGGGGAATCTCTGCGACGAGTTCCTGCTTTCTTGCGACACAGTCTTGCGAGACGGGACACGACGGACACTCAGGGTGGGTCGGCGAGCAGATCGTCGCCCCTAACTCCATCAGGGCCTGGTTCAGATCTCCGGGCTGCGGGCCCATGGCCCAGGTCGACGCGCGCTCCCAGAGCATCTTCTCTTCCGCACTCTTCGATAGGCCGCAGGCATCGATCCCCTCGATGCGGCTGATCACGCGACGCACGTTGCCGTCAAGAATCGGTTCCGGAAGACCAAACGCGATGCTTGCCACCGCACCCGACGTGTAACGCCCGATTCCCGGCAGCGCGCGAAGTGCCAGAGGATCCGATGGGACCTGACCATCGTGCCGGCTGACGACTTCCCGAGCGGCGCTATGAAGTTGCCGTGCGCGGCGGTAGTAACCGAGTCCGCTCCAGAGTGCCAGAACCTCGTCGACCTCTGCGGCGGCCAACGAATGCACGTCGGGGAATCTCGAGAGGAACCGCTCGTAGTAGGGGATGACCGTAGCGACCTGCGTCTGCTGAAGCATGATCTCGGAGACCCACACGCGATACGGAGCCGGTTCGCTCCGCCAGGGAAGATCGCGGGCGTGCTGCCCGTACCAGACGAGGAGCCGTCGACGCGGCTCCTCGTTATCCATCGGCGCCGGGCTTTGCAGGCGTTGCGTGTTGGATTCGTAGGCGCTCGACGGGGGTCCCGCCGATGAGGTGATCGTTGAGGATCTCTTCGACATCGACCGGGGTGACGTGGCCGTACCAGACCGCCTCGGGGTAGACGACGATCGTGACGCCGTCCTCGCAGGTGCTGAGACAGCCGGCGGAGTTGATCCGAACCTTGCCCTTCAGGCCGGCCTCGAAGGCCAGACGCTTGAGCTTGGCGTGGACCTCGCGCCCGCCACTGCGGACGCAACACCCCTTGGGGTTATCGGCGGCTCGTTCGTTGACACAGACGAATACATGACGTTCGAAGGGTGGCATGCTGGGATTATAGCCAGATGAAACGGCTGTGCTAGCATTGCCGGTCGTTCGAGTTCGTCAAGACAATCCAACCAAGACGCTGGAGATTCGAGATGCCCGCAGAGAACGCAGAGAGAGTCGGCAAGCGCGTCAGCGCCCTGAAGAGCAAGATGGCCGCCGCCGGAGATTCCTTGACCGGAGTCGACCGTCGCAAGGCCGCCAAGAAGGTCCGTCGCGCGCAGCGCAAATTCCGCCGAATCCACGTCCCCGCGCCCGAGGCCAAGGAAGAGTCCGCCGAGTAGGCTCCGGACCACGAGTTCGACATGAAACCCTGGCGCAGACTTGAGGCGCGGCGGGTCGAAGCTTGCAAGATCTTCGATCTCGACCACGTCCGTTTCGAACGACCGGAAGGTGTCGGTAGCGAGTGGTTCTACGTCGTCGAATCGATCGACTGGATCAACGTCATCGCGATCGACGACGACCATCGTGTCTTGATGGTTCGACAGTATCGCTTCGGCATCGAGGACTTCACACTCGAAATCCCAGGTGGGATGTGCGACCCGGGCGAGCAGCCGCTGGAGTCCGCACGTCGGGAACTACGCGAAGAGACCGGCTTTGAGGCCGACCGTTGGGACGACCTTGGGTGGGTGCATCCCAACCCTCCCATTCAGAACAACCGTTGCTTCACGTTTCTTGCCCGTGGACTTCGCCGGGTGGGAGATCCTCGCCCCGATCCCAACGAGGCGTTCGAGCAGATGGTCGTTCCACTCGCAGATGTTTCGCGCCTGATTCTCGAAAGACGCATCACCCATGCGTTGGTGCTGGCCGCGTTTCATCGCTACCAGCTCTTCGGCGAGGGTTCGGCGGGCTAGTCGTCCGACTTTCGCATGAGCGCGCGGGCCAGCAACGCGTCGACGGCTGCAGGGGACAGCCGGTTCGCGATGTTGAGGAAGCGAGCCTCGAGCGACAGCACTCTCTCGCGTCGTCTGGAGCCGGCCATCTTGACGATCGCACGGGCTACCGAGTCCGCGGAATGCCGACGTAGACGTTTCCGGTTCTGGCCCGGGCCCTCACGGAGTAGATGATCCTGGAAGCCCGTCTCGGTGGATGACGGATAGACGACGCCTACCGTCACGCCGGTCTTGCGAAGCTCGACACGTAGGGCCTCGGCGATCCCCGTGAGCGCAAACTTGCTACCGGAATAGGCGGAGTAGTTTGGGATGCCGCGCTTTCCGACGATGGACGACACGAATAAGATTCGACCGCTGCCACGTCGGACCATGTCGTCGATGTGCGGGCGCACTGTACGATAGACGGCGACGACGTTGAGATCGAAGACCCGCTCCAGGGCCTCGTCCGTCGTCTCCGCGAACCGAGCGTCCAGGCCGATGCCGGCGTTGGCGACGATCACATCGGGGGTTCCGATTCCGGTAAGCAAATGGGTCAGCGCGTCGGCGTCGTTGGTTTCCGTCAGGTCGGCCGCGAACGGGATGCAGTTGTCCTCTCCCAACTCTTTGGCGAGGGACTCGAGCGCTTCACGATTCCTTGCGACCACGACGAGGCGATCGCCGTTCTCGACAAACCGTATCGCGGCCGCTCGTCCGATACCCGCCGATCCACCGGTCAGCAGGACCAGGCGCCCGCCCGACTTCATTCCGCGTTCTCCGCGACCGCGGTGATCCGGACACGACCAATTCCCTCGATCTGGCCGATCGCCGTGTCGCCAGGGGTCAGCGGGCCGACGCCGGCAGGGGTTCCGGTGAACAGCAGATCCCCGCGTCGCAGCGTCATCAGCCGCGAGGCGTACGCGACCAGCTCATCCACACCGCGAAGCATCTGAGACGTGTTCCCCGACTGCCGAGTCTTACCGTTGACCTCGAGCGTGATCGCGAGTTCGCCGATATCTCCGGCCTTCTCACGGGAGATGGCGCTCGAGACCGGTGCCGACTGATCGAAGCCCTTGGCCTGTGCCCAGGGTTGTCCCTTGTCCTTTGCCTCCGACTGCAGATCGCGGAGAGTCAGGTCGAGACCCACCGCGTAGCCGGCAACGTGTTGCAGGGCATCCGCCTGCGGGATGCTCTTGCCGGTGCGCCCGATGACGACGACGAGTTCGACCTCGTGGTGGATCTGCCCGAACCCGTCGGGAAGACAAACCTCGGCACCGTCTGCGGCCAGCGCCGTCACCGGCTTGAGGAACATGACGGGTTCCGAGGTCGTGTACCCCATCTCCTTGTTGTGTTCCGCGTAGTTCCTGCCGATGGCAAGAATCTTCCCGACGCGCAGTCGTTCGCCGGTGTCCTCGATCTGGATCGTGTCCGGCGGAGCGGTCTTCGTCCCCGGTTTTCCCGACCACAGCCGCCAGGTCCCAGTTCCGGTGGCGAGCAGGCGATCACGATCATCGACCACCTCCCCGGCGGCGAACGCAATGCTCCGTCCGCGTCGTACGACCCGCCCGCGAGCGGTCAGACGACCGTCGACCGGACCGCGCAGGAACTCCGTGTTGAGCGAGAGCGTCGCACACCACCACTCACTCGGCATCGACGAGATGACCGCCGCGCCGAGAGCACTGTCCAGCAGGCTTGTCATCACGCCGCCATGAGCGACACCCCGCAGATTCAGGTGGTGAGGCAGAAGCTCGAGGGACACCTCCGCCTCGCCATTCCCGCGCCGGGAGACAGTGGTCCCGATGAGCTCGTTGAACGGAGGGATCTGCATTTAACCGAATGGGTCCTAGCGAACCTTGGCCTTGAGCAATAGGTCCACTCGGCGGTTCCTCTCTCGACCCGCGGTCGTCGAGTTGTCATCGACGGGATGGGACTCGCCATAACCCAGCGACGTGATGCGGGAACTGTCGATGCCATTCTCCATCAGGTACCGTGCCACCGACTGTGCACGTCTCTCCGACAGTCCCTGGTTATGCTCGTCGCTACCGGTCGAGTCGGTATGTCCCTGGGAGATGATGGCCGTCTTCTTATACTCGACGAGTACGGCGGCGGCCTGCTCCAGCGCACTGTAGGAACTGCCGCTGAGCTCGGCGGAGTCGACGGCAAACAGAATGTCCGAGTCGAAGCGAACCAGAAGTAGATCCTTGTCTTTCCGCTCAATCGTCGTTCCGGGGATCTTCGCCAGTTTCTCTTCCTGGTTGTCCATGTAGGTTCCAACGCCGGCTCCCACGCCGGCGCCGATGGCCGCACCGGCGAGGATCTCGTCCAGTTCGCCCTCGCCAAGCACCGCACCCAGCACGGCACCGCTGGCGGCACCGATGGCCGCACCTTTCTTCATCTTGTCTCGATCCGTCGTGTGTTCTTCGGTTGCGGCGGAAAAGAAGGCGC
Encoded here:
- a CDS encoding SDR family NAD(P)-dependent oxidoreductase, whose product is MKSGGRLVLLTGGSAGIGRAAAIRFVENGDRLVVVARNREALESLAKELGEDNCIPFAADLTETNDADALTHLLTGIGTPDVIVANAGIGLDARFAETTDEALERVFDLNVVAVYRTVRPHIDDMVRRGSGRILFVSSIVGKRGIPNYSAYSGSKFALTGIAEALRVELRKTGVTVGVVYPSSTETGFQDHLLREGPGQNRKRLRRHSADSVARAIVKMAGSRRRERVLSLEARFLNIANRLSPAAVDALLARALMRKSDD
- a CDS encoding NUDIX hydrolase, with the protein product MKPWRRLEARRVEACKIFDLDHVRFERPEGVGSEWFYVVESIDWINVIAIDDDHRVLMVRQYRFGIEDFTLEIPGGMCDPGEQPLESARRELREETGFEADRWDDLGWVHPNPPIQNNRCFTFLARGLRRVGDPRPDPNEAFEQMVVPLADVSRLILERRITHALVLAAFHRYQLFGEGSAG
- a CDS encoding fumarylacetoacetate hydrolase family protein, with amino-acid sequence MQIPPFNELIGTTVSRRGNGEAEVSLELLPHHLNLRGVAHGGVMTSLLDSALGAAVISSMPSEWWCATLSLNTEFLRGPVDGRLTARGRVVRRGRSIAFAAGEVVDDRDRLLATGTGTWRLWSGKPGTKTAPPDTIQIEDTGERLRVGKILAIGRNYAEHNKEMGYTTSEPVMFLKPVTALAADGAEVCLPDGFGQIHHEVELVVVIGRTGKSIPQADALQHVAGYAVGLDLTLRDLQSEAKDKGQPWAQAKGFDQSAPVSSAISREKAGDIGELAITLEVNGKTRQSGNTSQMLRGVDELVAYASRLMTLRRGDLLFTGTPAGVGPLTPGDTAIGQIEGIGRVRITAVAENAE
- the mutY gene encoding A/G-specific adenine glycosylase; translation: MDNEEPRRRLLVWYGQHARDLPWRSEPAPYRVWVSEIMLQQTQVATVIPYYERFLSRFPDVHSLAAAEVDEVLALWSGLGYYRRARQLHSAAREVVSRHDGQVPSDPLALRALPGIGRYTSGAVASIAFGLPEPILDGNVRRVISRIEGIDACGLSKSAEEKMLWERASTWAMGPQPGDLNQALMELGATICSPTHPECPSCPVSQDCVARKQELVAEIPRRLERRATVKVRAGVAVVRRGDRYLLQRRDRGPLRGEWDLPSCELPGEDTATGSLQRYLLDRFDLDARLMVVERTVTHGILHRRLTLEIVVGSLRCGRTSGVEELCWVSRAGLRSMAISGATTKVLMALSSASGSRRAPVVPTGRPKSRGRTA
- a CDS encoding OmpA family protein: MRTISRLLVLVVAATVLTSSGCAFFSAATEEHTTDRDKMKKGAAIGAASGAVLGAVLGEGELDEILAGAAIGAGVGAGVGTYMDNQEEKLAKIPGTTIERKDKDLLLVRFDSDILFAVDSAELSGSSYSALEQAAAVLVEYKKTAIISQGHTDSTGSDEHNQGLSERRAQSVARYLMENGIDSSRITSLGYGESHPVDDNSTTAGRERNRRVDLLLKAKVR
- a CDS encoding (2Fe-2S) ferredoxin domain-containing protein, producing MPPFERHVFVCVNERAADNPKGCCVRSGGREVHAKLKRLAFEAGLKGKVRINSAGCLSTCEDGVTIVVYPEAVWYGHVTPVDVEEILNDHLIGGTPVERLRIQHATPAKPGADG